The stretch of DNA GCAAGCCATGCGGCAAGCGAACGCAACGTTATGATGGAACGTTTCATTGTATGATGTATTTTTAAGCGGGTTAATAAGAATAGGTTGAACGTACGTCTACGTGTACGGCCTCGTTCAGAAGATTGCCGTTGAACACCACATCCTGACTTGGGAAGGGTAGCGTAAAGCTCTGAGGAGTTACGTTAGGGGCCTGTGCATCGGGATTGTATCGCATGTCAGTGGTGTTTACATTCCATGCGCCACTCTTGTAATAGTTCTCGTATAGGGTGTTCAGCCCGAAGAACGCACCACGCTTTTGGGCTTTCAATTCGGCTATGCTGCCTGCCATGTCGTAGTAACTACGACGCACAAAGTCGTACCAGCGGTCGCCCTCGATGGCCAATTCCAGTCGACGTTCTTTCCAAACGTCTTGCCAAGAGATGCTTGTTGGGCGCGATGCCGACTTCACTGCCCTGCTGCGAACCTTATAAAAGGCGTCGATAGCTGTGGCGTCGGTGGTGGATGTGCCGTTACCTATCACGGCTTCGGCATACACCAAGTACACGTCTGAGAGCCTAAGCACGGGCGTTGGCAAACTGCTGTGCATGTTAGATGCCGATATTCCGTCAATGGCGAACGTCTTATGGTCGTACGCATCGCCGTAAAGATGTTTTACATTGTTGGCACCTGTGGCGCTTTGCAGCTTGCCGGGGCCGCCACTACCATAGTTGTCGGCATCGTACATAAATTGTAAATAGTTGAAACCCTTACGCCCTTTGTTGTCTGTTTTGTCGGTCCAGAAGTAATCGTAAAAGTCGCCTGCCATCATCATTGTGGCCTTTCTACGGGTGTCTACCTCACTTCTGCTTTCGGGATTTTCGGTTGGCGACACGCCGAAAGCCTCTTGCAAGTCTATCGACGGACCATTATATCCGCCCCAGCAGTCGCCAAATTCGTCAAAACCCACCATGGCCAAGTCGCTTTGCAGGGTGTTTTGTACGGTCCAAATGCTGGTGTCGGCCGTCCACATCCATGCGAAAAGAAACTCCCTGTTCATGGCGTTTTGCAGGCGGAATACATCAGAATAGTTCGCCATCAACGTGCGCCCGCTGTTGTCTATCACGTCTTTGGCATACGTTGCGGCCTTTTTCAGGTCGTCGGCATTGCGTTGTCCGTTGCCATTAGCGTTCACACCGCTTTTGGTTAGGTACACTTTAGCGAGCAATCCCTCGGCCGAGTAATAGTCTATACGGCCTGGCGAACCCTGGCGAGGCAACAGTTGCATGGCCTTTTCAAGTGTAAGGATGATGTATTCGTACACGTCGGCCTTCTTCACTCTACTCACATTGCTGTACGAACCGTCGGCAAGCATGGCCGAGTTGTCGTGAATGATGGGCACATCCCCAAACGAACGCACCAAGAAGAAGTAGGCCATAGCCTTCCATGCCAGACATTCGCCCATGCACTGGTTCTTTATGGCTTGCGATGCCGTGGCGTTTTTGAGGTTGTTGTACACGGTGTTGGCATGCCCGATAACCGACCACAACGAGTAAGACATGTTCATCAAGTCGCCATCGGTGCTGTTAACGGTGAGCGTTAAGTAAGGGCTAGAACCCCAATAGTAATTGCCCGACATCACTTCGCCCACCTTAATGAAGCCGCGTTGGAAGTCGTACCAAGGCGAATTATATAGATAGTTCACACCTTGCACGCACTGGTTGTCGTCCTTATAAAAGGTTCCTGCGTTGTAAGAGTCTTCTGCTGGCCTGTCCAGAAAGTCGTTGCACGATGTTGTAAGCGCGCCCGTTGCTAGGGCGATGGCCATATATAGATATGTTAAACGTTTCATCTTGAAGAAGGTTGATTGTTAGAAAGTGAGGTTAAGGCCAAACGAATAGGTGGTTGGCGAGGGATAGCGGCCGTTGTCTAAGCCGTAAGTGTAACCGTTGATGTCGGCCGTGCTGGCACCAATTTCGGGGTCGTAACCATCATAACCCGTTATGGTAAGCAGGTTTTGGATGTTTACATACACGCGAAGATTGTCTATTCCCCATTTAGAAATCCACTTTTTGGGCAGCGTATAGCCCAAAGCGATGTTCTTCAAACGGATGTAAGAACCGTCTTCAATATAGCGGTCGCTAATCACATCGTTGTCGTTAGGGTCGGTAATGGTGGCGCGGGGGATGTTTGTTCCGGGGTTAGCCACGCGTATATTGCCAGCATCGGTATACCAATAACTACCTGGTGCATAAGTCTTCGACGGGTCGATGGGTTCCAATCGGGCGCGTTTGGTAACGTCTTTCAGCTGATTGCTCCACAAGCTGTTCATGTGGGTGAGCTTCATTTTCATGTAGTTGTACACCTTGTTGCCGTAGGTTCCGTTAACAAATACGTTGAGGTCGAAGTTCTTGTAGCGGAAAGTATTGGTCCATCCGAAAGTGAATTTGGGCATAGGCGACCCGATGTTGGTCTTGTCGTAGTCGTCGATCTTGCCGTCGGGCTTACCTTCTGGACCGCTGATGTCTTTGAATTTCAGGTCGCCAATCCATGGGGTTGTGTTGCGGTCGAAGCTCTTTCCGTCAGCAGGATATTTTGAAGTCTTGGGCGATGTTTCAAGGTCGGCCAAGTCTTTATACACACCATCGGTAACGAAACCATAGAAACTGTACAGCGATTCGCCCACGTTCGACACACTAATCACGTCGTTCCACTGGCCGTAACCCACGATGGCGGCGTTCTTTGTGCCCGAAAGGGCCACCAATTTGTTTTTGTTCCACGATATTTGGAACTCCGAATCCCATTGAAAAGCACCCGTCAGGGGATGCGCATTCACCGTAAGTTCTAATCCCGTGTTGCGTATGGTGCCGTAGTTTCCGTAGGGAGCGGCCAAGACGGAGGAGATGTTGCCCGATGTTCCCATGTAAGAGGGGAGTTGAAGGGGCATCAACATGTCGCGCGACTCTTTGCGATACCAATCCACCGTGAAGCTAATACGATCGTTCAGTACGCCCAAATCCAGTCCCACGTTCCATTGTTCTTGACTTTCCCACTGCACATCTAAGTTGGGAATGTTGTCCGGGCGATAGGCTTTGCCCAGCAAAGTAGGCATTGCTCTCATTAAAGTTCCCCATTTATACGAGCCGATGTTGGCATTACCCGTTTGTCCCCAGCCAGCGCGTAGTTTACCGTTGTTCACGTATTTGGCTACGGGGCTCTTTACGAAGAAAGGCTCGTTGGTGAAGCGCCACGATGCAGCGAACGAATGGAAGCCGGCCCAACGTTTGTTAGGACCAAAGTTCGAGCTGCCGTCGTAGCGGTAAGTGTAGGTGGCGTTATAGCGATCGTTGAAGGCGTAAGTGAGTCGGGTGAAGAACGATGCCATAGCCGAACTGCCGAAACCAACGCCGATAGCGGGCGTGCCGGCACCTAAAGCAGGGTTGTTAACGGTGTTGGCGGGCAGGTCGGTATTCTCTGTCCGATTGTTGTCGTACGAGCTTTCCCACATCTCTTGACCAAGCATGGCCGAGAACGAGTGCTTGCCTAAGGTGTTGGCGTAGGTTACGTAGTTCTTCAATTGCCAGAAGGTGCCCGACGATTTCTGAACCGATGCAGAGTTCTTTGTACGTTTCCAAGTACCCAAATCCACAGTGGGCATAAAGCGGCGACCACGATCTGAACTAAGGTCATAGCCCACTTCGGCGTGCCAAACCAAGTGCTTGATAGGCGTTATTTCGAAGAAAAGGTTACCGTTAAGCTTGCGCCTGTTCAGCAATATTTGGTTGAGCATGGCCATAGCGATGGGGTTGGGGTTGGTAAATCCCTCTTTCGACACCGACGAGTAGCCGCCGTTGATGTTATAGATCTGTATGTCGGGCGGTGTGGTGAGCGAGTAGTTGATGATGCCCGCATCGCTATCGGCCAGTTTCAAGTCGTCGTTGGTGTTCGAGAAGTTTACGCTCATGCCCAGCTTCAGCCACGATTTCAGTTGCGCATCGAGGTTGGCGCGCATGCCCAGTCGGTCGAATTTGCTGCCGATCAGCGTTCCTTCTTGCGACATGTAGTTGCCCGACACGTAGTATTGTACCTTTTCCGACCCACCTTGTGCAGCAATTTGGTGCGAGTGTTGCAGTGCGGTGCGGAAGATAGCATCTTGCCAATTGGTGCCTTTACCCAGCAACGAAGGGTCGGCAAAGTGCTTATCGGCCTCGGTAGAGTTGAGCTGGCCCGTTGTGACAAAGTCATTATAGTAGTCGGCAAACTCTTGTAGGTTCATCACGTCCAAGCGTTTGCCCTGTCTGCTCCATGCGGCCATGCCGTCGTAGGTGAACTTTGCCTCGCCCGCCTTACCTCGGCGCGTGGTGATCAGCACCACTCCATTGGCCCCTTGGGCACCATATATGGCCGTGGCCGAGGCATCTTTCAATATCTCCATCGACACAATGTCGTTGGGGTTGATGGTAGACAGGGGCGAAACGGTTGACACTTTGCCGTTGCCCAGTGCGTCGCCCAGTCCCAAAGAGGAGCCACTGGCACCGCTACCTTGCATGATGACGCCGTCGATCACATACAGCGGTTCGGCGTTGGCATTGATGGTGGCCTGTCCGCGCACACGAATGCTCGACGAAGTGCCGGGCGCACCCGATGTGCTAACGGCCGTTACGCCTGCTGCACGCCCTTGCAAAGTTTGGTCTAAGGAGGTGACGATAGAGCCGCGAAGCTTCTTTTCGTCCATCGTTACCGAAGCCCCCGACACGTCGCTCTTCTTCATCACGCCGTAGCCTACCACGACAACCTCGTTGAGCGTGTTGTTATCTTCGCTCAAAACGATGGTCATTGTTGTGCCGCTGGCTTTCACTTCTTTAGCCGCATAGCCGATGTACGATACTTCTAAGATGGCTCCCTGCGGTGCATTGAGCGTGAAGTTGCCGTCGAGATCGGTCACTGTGGCGTTGGTGGTTCCTTTCACTTTCACCGTCGCACCGATAATCGACTCGCGCCCATCGGTCACACGTCCCGTGATCTTACGCGTCTGTTGGACAGCAAAAACCCTACTGTCGGCTGCGTCTGCCCATATCTTTGGCGATGGGAACAACATCGCGAGTGCGAGGCATCCCGCAAGCCCAGTCATTTTGTTTGGATTGAAATTCATTGTTATTGGGTAAGATTGATTGTATTAAAAATATCGAAAGGTACTGGGATTTTGCAGCTCCCAGCGAGACTGAATACGAGTCTTGACACCTGCCTTTGGCTTGGTGCCCGTTGGTCTTTACTTCTGCTTGCAAAGATAGCCATTCTCATGAAAGAGAAATGACATTATTTTGTTATTTATCGATACGATATTGACCAACTGGAGGCTCTACTTCTTTTTTAGGAGAAGAAAATAAAGAAATGTTCTTTTTTCGAACAATTCTATCTCTTCTTACACCTTATTATATATAACGCTCCGCTTCTTTATTTTCAAAAGCCGATGGAGCAAAAACTCATCTCCTAGCTTTCGCCTCGTGTTTTCTTAGCTTTTGCAATGTGTTTTCTTAGCTTTTAGCGTGCATTTTCTTAGCTTTTGAATAGAGATTTGCAACCGTTTGATAATGAAGAACTTATAAATTCATTCCCCAAAAGAAACCTTCTCGACTCTCGACAGGCTTTTTAGAGGGCCGGTAACGCCGCTCCCTATGCGGAGACCTCTTCTTTTTCCGCTTCTTTAGAAAGAGCATTTGCCTTTCCTCTCTGCTAAAAATGTCATGCCGGTAAATACCCTTTTGGAGGCTTTTCCGAAAGAGAAAGGGAGGAAATAGAGCGGCCTGCGAACAGGATTCTTGGCTAATTAATAACTTTCCACTACTTTTGCATATCCTATCACAAGTCTCTTTCACCGATGCTTGGCAAGCATCTTCCTTTTGAAAGGAAAGACAGAAGGGGGCCCACTTGATCATCCCAAAGAATGAAAAGACGTAACATTGCCGTTGTTTTGGCAGGCGGCGTAGGCAAGCGGTTAGGCATCTCGATGCCCAAGCAGTTTTTTAAGGTGGCCGGAAAGATGGTGATCGAACATACCATCGATGTTTTCGAGCGCAACAAAGGCATCGACGAGGTGGCCATTGTCAGCAATCCGATGCTCGTTTCGGACATCGAGACCATCGTTTTGAAGAATGGATGGACGAAGGTGAAGCGTATCCTCAAAGGTGGAAGCGAGCGTTATGAGTCGAGTTTGTCGGCCATCCGTGCCTACGAAGGCGAAGAGGTGAATCTTGTTTTCCATGATGCCGTCCGCCCGTTGCTCAGTCAGCGCATTCTCAACGAGGTGCTCGAGGCACTGAAAACTCACGATGCCATCGACGTGGCGATGCCCTCTGCCGACACCATCATCGAGGTGGAAGGGAGTTTTATCCGGTCCATCCCCGACCGTTCGCGGTTGCGTCGCGGGCAGACCCCGCAGGCTTTCGCCATCGAGGTGATAGGCAAGGCTTATGAAAAGGCCTTGTGCGACGCCGCGTTTAAAACCACCGATGACTGCGGCGTGGTGAAAAAATACCTGCCCGAGGTGCCTATTTATGTGGTTACGGGCGAGGAGAGCAATATGAAGCTCACCTACAAGGAAGACACTTACATGATCGACAAGCTCTTCCAACTCAAGAATACAGAACCCGACCGCCAAGACCTCTCCCGCCTCAATCTGTCGGGAAAGGTGGCTATCGTTTTCGGTGGAAGCTATGGTATCGGAGCCGTGACGGCGCAGATGCTCGAAGAGCGGGGCGCAAAGGTCTACCGTTTCTCGCGCAGTGGCAATGGCATCGACGTAGGCAAACGCCCGGATGTGGCCTCGGCTATGCGCCAAGTGGCGGATGCTGAAGGCCGTATCGACTATGTGATCAACACCGCCGGACTGCTCAACAAGGAGCCACTGGCGGCGATGAACTACGAGGCGATTCTCTATAGCGTGCAAACCAACTACTTGGGGGTGGTGAACGTGGCCCTCGAGGCTTATCCTTTCCTGCGCGAAAGCAAGGGCCGACTGGTGTTTTTCACTTCCTCGTCCTACACGCGCGGCAGGGCTTTCTACAGCATCTACTCGTCTACCAAGGCGGCCATCGTCAACTTTGTGCAGGCTGTGGCCCAGGAATGGGAGGGCGAGGGCATACGCATCAACTGCATCAACCCCGAAAGAACGAAGACGCCTATGCGCACCAAGAACTTCGGAATCGAACCCGACGACACGCTGCTCACACCCGAACGGGTGGCCGAGGCTACGCTGCGCACGCTCGTCTCCGACTATACGGGGCAGGTGATCGATGTGAGGAGGCCCAGCCATGAAGCATAATGCGCCGCTCGAGGCCTTTCAACAACGCCAGTTGCGGGCCTGCCAGCTCAAGCAACTCGGCATTCTCGAGGCGATCGATGCCATCTGCCGCCGGCACGACATCTGCTATTGGCTCGACGGTGGCACACTGCTCGGGGCGGTGAGACATGGCGGTTTCATTCCCTGGGACGACGATATCGACATCGCCATGCCCTGGGAGGAAATGCAACGCTTCGTCAAGGTGGCACAGAAAGAGCTGCCCGAGGGCCTCGTCTTGCAGTCGGCCCTCACCGAGAAAGGGCTGAAAGAGCCCATCACCAAGGTGCGCGATACGAATTCTTTCCTTGTTGAACCGGGCGATAACTTTGCCGAGAACTATGCCAAGGGTCTTTATGTAGACATCTTTCCCTTTGTTGCCTACCCCAATCTGCCGCGAAAGCTTGTCAAACGTCTCACCCTGGGCATATCGAAAAGCTATTCGATTCTGCATAAAGCCCACCGATACAGTCTGCGAGCGTTGGCCGAATTCTTTTGGTTCGGCACTAAATATGCTGTCTGCCGCCTGCTGTGGGCCACTCTCTCGGCCATCTTCAGAGGTCGAGATGTGTATATCTCCAACATTCTCATCAACAACGGATATGGCATTATGCATCGGAGGGACAGTGTATTTCCCGTCGGCGAGATACGCTTCGAGGGCAAATCATTCAGGGCTCCGGCCCGGCCCGATGCCTATCTCAAAGACCTCTACCGCAACTATATGGACATTCCGCCGGTAGAGAAACGAAAGATACACGCCGTGTTTATGTTGAGCAGTTTGGATGGGGGTGCTTCTGTCTCGCAAAACGTCAAGTCGAAAGGATGATGAGGCATCGATATCTGCTCTGGTTGCTGCTGTTGCTCACCACTGTTGGGGCCTGTTCGCAAAAGAAAGAACGAATCAACACCCCGTGGGGAACCACGTTGGGCGAGGATAGTGTGCCCTCTTCGGGTACGTTTGCCTTGAAAGACATTGTCGATCACGGAGAACTGATTATGTTGACGCTCACCGGTCCCGAGAATTATTATGACTATCACGGTCATGGAATGGGACTGCAATATCTGCTTTGCGAGAAATTTGCTAAGACCTTGGGCGTGTCTTTGCGTGTGGAAGTGTGCAAAGACACGGCCGAGATGGTGAAGAAACTGAAGAGCGGAGACGGAGATTTGATTGCTTTTTTCTTGCCCGACACGATTAGAGGACTGCGCTTTTGTGGGGCCACTCAGGGAGATTCGTCGCGCCGATGGGCTGTGCTGGCGGAGAATCGCTCGCTGGCCGATACGCTCAATGGTTGGTTTCGCCCTGCATTGCTGACGCAAATCAAGGCCGAAGAGCGGTTTGTGCTGTCGGGACAAAGCATTAAGAGACATGTCTATTCGCCTATGCTCGACCGATCGGGCGGCATTATTTCCCATTACGATCCTCTTTTTAAGAAGTATGCACCCATGGCTCGATGGGATTGGCGTCTGTTGGCGGCACAGTGTTACCAAGAGTCGACCTTCGACCCACAGGCTCGTTCGTGGGCCGGGGCTTGCGGACTGATGCAGATCATGCCCGCCACAGCGGCCCATCTGGGCTTGCCCGCGGCACAAATGCACGAACCGGAACCCAATATTGCTGCCGCAACACGCTATCTTCGCGAACTGGATGGTAAGTTTGCCGACATCGCTCATCGCATGGAACGTATCCGTTTTGTTCTGGCCAGCTATAATGGAGGGCCTGGTCACATACGCGATGCCATGGCGTTGGCCCGCAAACATGGTTTCAACCCACACTGCTGGGAGGAGGTTGCGCCTTTTGTGCTGCGCCTGAGCTCTGCCTCCTTCTACAACGACCCCGTTGTGCGCTACGGATATATGAGAGGTAGCGAAACGGTAGACTATGTCAGGCGCATCCTCGGACGATGGGAACAGTATTCGTCCATGGCCCCGGGCGGATCGTTGGAGGGATTCGGATCGGCTATTCCACAGAAGGCCACCAAGAAATATCGTTTCCATCTGTAGTTGCTCTGAAGGAAGTGGACACCCTTTAGGCAAGGGTATGCAATAGGCTTCAAAAGAAAGTCCGATGCGGGAGAAGCGCATCGGACTTTTTGTATGCCGCATAGCGGCGGAGTGGGGAGGAGTGGCGAGGGGGTGTTAGCGGATGAAGAGCAGTTCGCGATACTTGGGTAGCGTCCACAATTCATCGGCAACGAGCAGCTCGAGCTTGTCCACTTGGTAGCGGATGACTTCCAATCGCGGTGCGATGGTGTCGTGATAGGCAATGGCTTTCTCTCGTTCGGTTTCAATGCGGTTGGCTATCTTACGCGCGTTCACGAGCTCTTCTACCTCGGTTTCGATCACCTGTGTGCGTTCGGCAATCTCTTCGATGATTTTCACGTTGCGTGAGGTGAGGCAAGAGGCCTTCTCACGCGAGAAAATATCGAACATGCTCTGCACGTTTTTGGCTAATCGACTTTGATAATGAGTGGCTACGGGGATGATATGGTTCATGCAGAGGTCGCCCAGAACGCGGGCTTCGATTTGTATTTTCTTGGTGTAGGTCTCCCATTTCACTTCGTTGCGGGCTTCCAATTCGTTGCGACGCATGACGTTGAGCTGTTCGAAGAGTTGGATGCTGGCGGGATCTAAATATCGATCGAACACCAAGGGGCAACTTGTTTCGCAGTCTAATCCGCGTCGGCGGGCCTCTTCCACCCATGCCTCCGAGTAGCCGTTGCCGTCGAAATGGATGGGCTTGCAGGTGCGAATGTCGTCGCGTAGGACATCGATGATGGCATGTGTGCGTTCTTCGCCTTGAGCGATGAGGGCATCGACGCGGGCTTTAAAGCTGTTCAGAGCCTCGGCCACGGCTGAGTTCAGCACGATAAGAGCTGACGAGCAGTTGGCCTCCGAACCCAGGGCGCGGAACTCAAAGCGGTTGCCGGTGAAGGCAAAGGGAGATGTACGGTTGCGGTCGGTGTTGTCAATAAGGAGTTGGGGGATCTGTTCGATGTCCAGTTCGATGCCCTTTTTGCCTGCTACGGCAAAGAGTTCTTCCTTATCGGCCTTTTCGATATGGTCGAGCAAGTCACTGAGTTGTTTGCCCAAGAACGAAGAAATGATAGCCGGCGGGGCTTCATGTCCGCCCAATCGATGGGCGTTGGTGGCACTCATGATCGAGGCTTTGAGCAATCCGTTGTGGCGATAGACGCCCATGAGCGTTTCGACGACGAAGACGACGAAGCGCAGATTCTCCTCTTGCGTCTTGCCTGGGGCGTGGAGCAGTACGCCCGTATCGGTAGAGAGGCTCCAGTTGTTGTGCTTTCCGCTGCCGTTGATGCCGGCGAAAGGCTTTTCGTGCAGTAGCACGCGGAAGCTGTGTTTGCGGGCAATGCGTTTCATGAGCGACATGAGCAGCATGTTATGGTCTACGGCAAGGTTGGCTTCTTCGAAGATGGGGGCCAGTTCAAACTGATTGGGGGCCACCTCGTTGTGGCGCGTTTTGCAGGGGATGCCCAGTTCGAGGGCCTGTATCTCGAGGTCTTTCATGAAGGCCTGCACGCGTTCGGGGATGGTTCCGAAGTAGTGATCGTCCATCTGTTGGTTTTTGGCCGAATCGTGCCCCATGAGCGTTCGACCGGTCAGCATCAGGTCGGGGCGAGCGAAGTAGAGACTTTCGTCAACCAGGAAGTATTCTTGTTCCCAACCCAGATTGCAGGTGACCTTTTTCACTTGCGGGTCGAAATATCGTGCTACGGCGGCTGCGGCGGTGTTCACAGCTTGCAACGACCGGAGGAGAGGGGCTTTATAGTCGAGCGATTCGCCCGTGTAGGAAATGAAGATGGTGGGGATGCAAAGTGTGTCGTCGATGATGAAGACGGGCGATGTGGGGTCCCAGGCGGAGTAGCCGCGTGCCTCGAAGGTGTTGCGGATGCCGCCGTTGGGAAATGACGAGGCATCGGGTTCTTGCTGAACAAGTAGCTTACCCGAGAATTCTTCAATCATTCCGCCCTTTCCGTCGGGTTCTACGAAGGCGTCGTGCTTCTCAGCCGTACCTTCGGTCAGGGGTTGAAACCAGTGTGTGTAATGGGTGACACCGTTCTCGTTGGCCCATTTTTTCATTCCCTCTGCCACGGCATCGGCCATATTTCGGTCCAAGCGTGTACCGTTGTCGATGACATCGGTGAGCTTCTCGTACACGTCGGCGGATAGGTATTTGTACATCTTGGCACGGTTGAAAACGTATTTGCCAAAGAACTCCGATGGACGTTCGATGGGAGTTATCACCTCTACCGGCTTCTTTTTGTAGGCCTCTTCCACGGCCTTGAATCGTAAATTTGCCATGATTGTTTGTCGTTTTTTTCGCTTGCAAATGTACAACATTTTGCGTGGACGCAGGGGACTTGGCTGGATAAAATGCGCCTTCGCCACCCCTGCCAGAATATTTTATTGGGGATATGAAATGCGAGGAGAGCGGAAATAATTTATTTTCTCATCGCGGAGATCAAAATCAGGTTTAAATAATTTATTTTTCCACTGCGGAGACTAAATATGCCGGAAAATAATTTATTTTCCTATCGCGGAGCAAAAAAACGGGCTTGACTAATTTATTTTCCCACTGCTTAGCGAAAGATTGCGGAAAAATAAATTATTTCGGAGCCGACTGGGCTGGGTGTAACCCATATTTTATTTCGGATGGGCTTCGTGATGGGTTTTGAAATAGTGGAGGGCTGCCCCGATGGCAGTACAGAATTCGCTGTATTTGGGGATGCGGAAGTGCACGTGGTAGAGCCGTTCCATGGCCGGAAATACCTCTTTGCACTGTGGCAGGAGGGTGAGGTTGCCGATGAGGACAAACTCTTTGATGCCTGTGTTGAGAGAGGAGAGGATAGTACCGCTGCCAATGGATTGGAGCACGAGGCAGACCAGACCCAGGGCAATGTCCTCGCGCGAGGCGTTGCTCTTGGCGTTGCCGAAGAGACTGGCTGTGGCATCCATCGGCAGTCCGGGCAGAGGTTGGGCACTGATGTCACCAATAAGGAGGTTGATGTTCGAGATGTCGCCTTGCATGGCCAGGGTAGACACTTGCTTGATGTCATCGGTCTTGAGCAGAATGCGCGACAGGCCTTGAAGGGTTCCGCCGCCGATGCCGATGCCGCCGATATGTTCGATGCGAGGACCATCACACTGAACAAGCGAGGTTCCTGTGCCCATGCTGACGACAATCATACGGTCGAGACCGGTTTCGTAGCGCGCTCCTAGTCCGTCAGCCAGAAATTCCTCGGCCTTACCGGTGGGTAGTCCGTAAATGGGTGTGTCGATGTAGGCTGATCCCACGCCGGTGAGCATCACTTGTTCAACGTCTGAGAGACTGATTTTGTTGTCGTAGAGATATTTCCCAAAAGCCCCGTAGAGCGAGGTGATGGGATCGGTGGCTTTAATGCGTAGCGGCGAGATGACGATGCTGTCGCGATTGATGCCTACAATTTTAGTGGTGCTGATGCCCACGTCGATACCGATGACGATTCCCATAGTTTGTGTTGTTGCGTTTGTGTTGGATTTGGACGGAGAG from Prevotella sp. oral taxon 475 encodes:
- a CDS encoding TonB-dependent receptor, producing MNFNPNKMTGLAGCLALAMLFPSPKIWADAADSRVFAVQQTRKITGRVTDGRESIIGATVKVKGTTNATVTDLDGNFTLNAPQGAILEVSYIGYAAKEVKASGTTMTIVLSEDNNTLNEVVVVGYGVMKKSDVSGASVTMDEKKLRGSIVTSLDQTLQGRAAGVTAVSTSGAPGTSSSIRVRGQATINANAEPLYVIDGVIMQGSGASGSSLGLGDALGNGKVSTVSPLSTINPNDIVSMEILKDASATAIYGAQGANGVVLITTRRGKAGEAKFTYDGMAAWSRQGKRLDVMNLQEFADYYNDFVTTGQLNSTEADKHFADPSLLGKGTNWQDAIFRTALQHSHQIAAQGGSEKVQYYVSGNYMSQEGTLIGSKFDRLGMRANLDAQLKSWLKLGMSVNFSNTNDDLKLADSDAGIINYSLTTPPDIQIYNINGGYSSVSKEGFTNPNPIAMAMLNQILLNRRKLNGNLFFEITPIKHLVWHAEVGYDLSSDRGRRFMPTVDLGTWKRTKNSASVQKSSGTFWQLKNYVTYANTLGKHSFSAMLGQEMWESSYDNNRTENTDLPANTVNNPALGAGTPAIGVGFGSSAMASFFTRLTYAFNDRYNATYTYRYDGSSNFGPNKRWAGFHSFAASWRFTNEPFFVKSPVAKYVNNGKLRAGWGQTGNANIGSYKWGTLMRAMPTLLGKAYRPDNIPNLDVQWESQEQWNVGLDLGVLNDRISFTVDWYRKESRDMLMPLQLPSYMGTSGNISSVLAAPYGNYGTIRNTGLELTVNAHPLTGAFQWDSEFQISWNKNKLVALSGTKNAAIVGYGQWNDVISVSNVGESLYSFYGFVTDGVYKDLADLETSPKTSKYPADGKSFDRNTTPWIGDLKFKDISGPEGKPDGKIDDYDKTNIGSPMPKFTFGWTNTFRYKNFDLNVFVNGTYGNKVYNYMKMKLTHMNSLWSNQLKDVTKRARLEPIDPSKTYAPGSYWYTDAGNIRVANPGTNIPRATITDPNDNDVISDRYIEDGSYIRLKNIALGYTLPKKWISKWGIDNLRVYVNIQNLLTITGYDGYDPEIGASTADINGYTYGLDNGRYPSPTTYSFGLNLTF
- a CDS encoding bifunctional cytidylyltransferase/SDR family oxidoreductase, yielding MKRRNIAVVLAGGVGKRLGISMPKQFFKVAGKMVIEHTIDVFERNKGIDEVAIVSNPMLVSDIETIVLKNGWTKVKRILKGGSERYESSLSAIRAYEGEEVNLVFHDAVRPLLSQRILNEVLEALKTHDAIDVAMPSADTIIEVEGSFIRSIPDRSRLRRGQTPQAFAIEVIGKAYEKALCDAAFKTTDDCGVVKKYLPEVPIYVVTGEESNMKLTYKEDTYMIDKLFQLKNTEPDRQDLSRLNLSGKVAIVFGGSYGIGAVTAQMLEERGAKVYRFSRSGNGIDVGKRPDVASAMRQVADAEGRIDYVINTAGLLNKEPLAAMNYEAILYSVQTNYLGVVNVALEAYPFLRESKGRLVFFTSSSYTRGRAFYSIYSSTKAAIVNFVQAVAQEWEGEGIRINCINPERTKTPMRTKNFGIEPDDTLLTPERVAEATLRTLVSDYTGQVIDVRRPSHEA
- a CDS encoding transglycosylase SLT domain-containing protein, producing the protein MRHRYLLWLLLLLTTVGACSQKKERINTPWGTTLGEDSVPSSGTFALKDIVDHGELIMLTLTGPENYYDYHGHGMGLQYLLCEKFAKTLGVSLRVEVCKDTAEMVKKLKSGDGDLIAFFLPDTIRGLRFCGATQGDSSRRWAVLAENRSLADTLNGWFRPALLTQIKAEERFVLSGQSIKRHVYSPMLDRSGGIISHYDPLFKKYAPMARWDWRLLAAQCYQESTFDPQARSWAGACGLMQIMPATAAHLGLPAAQMHEPEPNIAAATRYLRELDGKFADIAHRMERIRFVLASYNGGPGHIRDAMALARKHGFNPHCWEEVAPFVLRLSSASFYNDPVVRYGYMRGSETVDYVRRILGRWEQYSSMAPGGSLEGFGSAIPQKATKKYRFHL
- a CDS encoding phosphorylcholine transferase LicD encodes the protein MKHNAPLEAFQQRQLRACQLKQLGILEAIDAICRRHDICYWLDGGTLLGAVRHGGFIPWDDDIDIAMPWEEMQRFVKVAQKELPEGLVLQSALTEKGLKEPITKVRDTNSFLVEPGDNFAENYAKGLYVDIFPFVAYPNLPRKLVKRLTLGISKSYSILHKAHRYSLRALAEFFWFGTKYAVCRLLWATLSAIFRGRDVYISNILINNGYGIMHRRDSVFPVGEIRFEGKSFRAPARPDAYLKDLYRNYMDIPPVEKRKIHAVFMLSSLDGGASVSQNVKSKG
- a CDS encoding RagB/SusD family nutrient uptake outer membrane protein, which codes for MKRLTYLYMAIALATGALTTSCNDFLDRPAEDSYNAGTFYKDDNQCVQGVNYLYNSPWYDFQRGFIKVGEVMSGNYYWGSSPYLTLTVNSTDGDLMNMSYSLWSVIGHANTVYNNLKNATASQAIKNQCMGECLAWKAMAYFFLVRSFGDVPIIHDNSAMLADGSYSNVSRVKKADVYEYIILTLEKAMQLLPRQGSPGRIDYYSAEGLLAKVYLTKSGVNANGNGQRNADDLKKAATYAKDVIDNSGRTLMANYSDVFRLQNAMNREFLFAWMWTADTSIWTVQNTLQSDLAMVGFDEFGDCWGGYNGPSIDLQEAFGVSPTENPESRSEVDTRRKATMMMAGDFYDYFWTDKTDNKGRKGFNYLQFMYDADNYGSGGPGKLQSATGANNVKHLYGDAYDHKTFAIDGISASNMHSSLPTPVLRLSDVYLVYAEAVIGNGTSTTDATAIDAFYKVRSRAVKSASRPTSISWQDVWKERRLELAIEGDRWYDFVRRSYYDMAGSIAELKAQKRGAFFGLNTLYENYYKSGAWNVNTTDMRYNPDAQAPNVTPQSFTLPFPSQDVVFNGNLLNEAVHVDVRSTYSY